A genomic segment from Salvelinus alpinus chromosome 8, SLU_Salpinus.1, whole genome shotgun sequence encodes:
- the mfsd4b gene encoding sodium-dependent glucose transporter 1 — MSASAARDPVVKKKHVRFARMEEDDDNDDQEEDTLFDKRKDTRRGLKSVMKGRKRSSNSEFDDEVEIIDRGGRASGTGGCSSWMITLALCASFLGLGMSISVLGPTFQDLAINVNQDISNISYIFVGRSMGYIGGSVLSGILFDCMNSHLLLGLSMLVTAFGMFAIPFSKTALLLTALMSSIGVSMGFLDTGGNVLILQTWGDQAGPHMQALHFSFAAGAFASPIIAKLLFGTDLDVATNSSMEALVANSTSPSVTDHVPQTVSSPTIIRFVHSSSTLKSMWAYVVIGGFILFVSLVFFILYARHSPSSGRAQTPSGKPLVSKHHNALIAMLFVFFFWYVGAEVAYGSFIFTYAKDYIHMDEAQAAGLNSLFWGTFAAGRGLAIFFAACMHPGTMILLSLVGCTLSSLFLTLFNSNRVALWVCTGVYGASMSTTFPSGISWVEQYTTVTGRSAAVFVVGAALGEMVLPSLVGFLLGRIHDHPLLMYLALGTATITSILFPFMFWLASSPSGPSRTPRTRSHMEPDDSEYRQALLDSGANDEEEEQEQQREQKQDDEADQWNDADFEVIEMDDASLMTSPNKAAVSSPSKALSLSPNKVLSSPNKGLPPPDVAGTSGDTPATSVPATLQSLEPTVEASFSDSISLRGDSPRRKLLRSLDRQKRD; from the exons ATGTCTGCCTCGGCCGCCAGAGATCCTGTTGTGAAAAAGAAGCATGTTCGTTTCGCTAGaatggaggaggatgatgataaCGATGACCAAGAGGAAGATACTCTGTTTGACAAGAGGAAAGACACGAGACGAGGGCTTAAGAGTGTAAtgaaagggaggaagagaagtTCGAATTCAGAGTTCGATGATGAGGTTGAAATCATCGATAGAGGTGGCAGGGCCAGCGGTACTGGAGGCTGCAGCAGCTGGATGATCACCTTAGCGCTCTGTGCGTCATTCCTCGGCCTG GGGATGAGTATCTCTGTCTTAGGCCCCACCTTTCAAGACCTTGCCATCAACGTCAACCAGGACATCAGCAACATCTCCTACATCTTCGTAGGGCGCTCGATGGGCTATATAGGCGGCTCTGTGTTGTCCGGGATTCTCTTTGACTGTATGAACAGCCATCTGCTGCTGG GCCTCTCCATGCTGGTCACAGCGTTTGGGATGTTTGCCATCCCTTTCTCTAAGACGGCCCTTCTCCTCACTGCTCTGATGTCCAGTATTGGAGTTTCCATGGGCTTTCTAGATACAG GTGGTAATGTCCTGATCCTGCAGACGTGGGGGGATCAGGCTGGCCCCCACATGCAGGCCTTGCACTTCAGCTTCGCTGCTGGGGCCTTCGCATCGCCCATCATCGCCAAGCTGCTCTTTGGAACGGACCTGGACGTGGCTACAAACAGCAGCATGGAAGCCCTGGTGGCAAACTCCACCTCCCCATCTGTCACAGACCACGTGCCCCAAACCGTGTCCTCTCCTACGATTATTCGCTTCGTCCACAGTAGCAGCACCCTCAAGTCCATGTGGGCCTACGTTGTGATCGGTGGTTTCATCCTGTTCGTCTCCCTCGTCTTCTTCATCCTTTACGCCCGCCACAGTCCCTCTAGTGGCAGGGCCCAGACCCCCTCAGGGAAACCCCTGGTGTCCAAGCACCACAACGCACTCATCGCTATGCTCTTTGTCTTCTTCTTCTGGTACGTGGGGGCCGAGGTGGCGTACGGCTCCTTTATCTTCACCTATGCTAAGGATTACATTCATATGGACGAGGCCCAGGCAGCAGGGCTCAACTCCCTGTTCTGGGGAACGTTCGCTGCCGGCCGGGGCCTGGCCATCTTCTTTGCGGCCTGCATGCACCCAGGCACCATGATTCTACTGAGCCTGGTGGGCTGCACCCTGTCCTCCCTGTTCCTCACCCTCTTCAACAGTAACAGGGTGGCCCTGTGGGTCTGCACTGGTGTCTACGGTGCCTCCATGTCGACCACTTTCCCCAGTGGGATCTCCTGGGTCGAGCAGTACACCACGGTGACCGGGCGCTCTGCTGCGGTGTTCGTGGTGGGGGCGGCCCTGGGGGAGATGGTGCTGCCCTCCCTAGTGGGCTTCCTACTGGGAAGGATCCATGATCACCCCTTGCTAATGTACCTGGCCCTGGGCaccgccaccatcacctccatCCTCTTCCCCTTCATGTTCTGGCTGGCCTCGTCCCCCAGCGGCCCCAGTAGGACACCTCGCACCAGGAGCCACATGGAGCCTGACGACAGCGAGTACCGCCAAGCCCTGCTGGACTCGGGCGCCAATGAcgaggaagaggagcaggagcAGCAGCGGGAACAGAAGCAGGATGACGAGGCCGACCAGTGGAATGATGCCGACTTCGAGGTCATCGAGATGGATGACGCCAGCCTTATGACCTCTCCTAATAAAGCGGCGGTCTCTTCTCCTAGCAAAGCGCTCTCTTTATCTCCTAATAAAGTGTTGTCATCTCCTAACAAAGGGCTTCCACCACCTGATGTTGCTGGGACATCAGGGGACACCCCTGCCACATCTGTCCCCGCTACTCTTCAGTCCCTAGAGCCAACAGTTGAGGCCTCTTTCTCAGACTCTATCTCTCTCCGGGGAGACTCGCCCAGACGGAAACTGCTGCGTTCCTTGGACCGGCAGAAGAGAGACTAG